In the genome of Miscanthus floridulus cultivar M001 unplaced genomic scaffold, ASM1932011v1 os_1480, whole genome shotgun sequence, one region contains:
- the LOC136534086 gene encoding uncharacterized protein: MQCKNGHAACRGCCDRVQGTCPSCRDPIGAIRCRPLETAIAAMLVPCGFSNAGCKEKVPYAGKRAHEAAYCYHAPCSCPIPGCAYSGLLLHDHIRDVHRAGGAGAGGDDDAGAAVGFVREATVTLHRSMLFRVLLHAPDARVFLLLNGGDVPSGRSLALLSVGPRPAADRALEYTMVVRAAGEPGPGALSLSASGPVPCTRRWAGPDHLPPEGFLFVPDAYWSSSGSVSVIVHVKKRVVAPAVIDRP, from the coding sequence ATGCAGTGCAAGAACGGGCACGCGGCGTGCCGAGGCTGCTGCGACCGCGTGCAGGGGACGTGCCCGTCCTGCCGCGACCCCATCGGCGCCATCCGCTGCCGGCCGCTGGAGACCGCCATCGCGGCCATGCTCGTCCCCTGCGGCTTCAGCAACGCCGGGTGCAAGGAGAAGGTCCCCTACGCCGGGAAGCGCGCCCACGAGGCCGCCTACTGCTACCACGCGCCGTGCTCCTGCCCGATCCCGGGCTGCGCCTACTCGGGCCTCCTCCTCCACGACCACATCCGCGACGTGCACCGGGCTGGCGGCGCTGgcgccggaggagacgacgacgcCGGCGCCGCCGTCGGCTTCGTCCGGGAGGCGACGGTGACGCTGCACCGGAGCATGCTGTTCCGGGTGCTCCTGCACGCCCCCGACGCGCGCGTCTTCCTGCTGCTCAACGGCGGGGATGTCCCCTCGGGCCGCTCGCTCGCGCTGCTCTCCGTCGGCCCGCGTCCCGCGGCGGACCGTGCGCTCGAGTACACCATGGTGGTCCGCGCCGCCGGGGAGCCCGGGCCCGGCGCACTCTCGCTGTCGGCGTCCGGCCCCGTGCCGTGCACGCGCCGGTGGGCGGGGCCCGACCACCTCCCGCCCGAGGGCTTCCTCTTCGTGCCGGACGCCTACTGGAGCTCCTCCGGCAGCGTCTCCGTCATCGTCCACGTCAAGAAGCGGGTGGTGGCACCGGCTGTCATCGACAGGCCCTAA